In Gossypium arboreum isolate Shixiya-1 chromosome 5, ASM2569848v2, whole genome shotgun sequence, a single genomic region encodes these proteins:
- the LOC108489736 gene encoding uncharacterized protein LOC108489736 isoform X2, whose product MGKRKERRLAAMSNAGRRVKLDLFAEPPDLGGSSVHEEIDGELKHHAGLPNSLSSPGQQPPNPLLLLGQYSDDEVDEESDKRLDHGILDGSVSDHDDKAKGPLSETCKDTEADAGEGLDTLKVNQQNIEKDSTPDAVHNLVEIDEKADNNVTNESVENDSTEQNAVAGTSEVQVTQDAGSGWRIVMHEESHQYYYWNTETGETSWEVPAVLNQINQSTSDEKVPTVEDMEASQVDARDLNPTPSTQPVVDNVISQSKVHDNEPKLEELDRGGKSEALRDKISDVNRSDFQNSLDAVDTCLAGESLDCSGNYAHDVLANDDNKTGVDCSAHLLRQGECLLERLESLNVSEDDLQAQGWKSKCILEVEIRLSDIKALVSYGSSLSPFWTHCERQLKRLEGIINDKIYQLAKSAIMEEAEETPSSFGEKLKIKEGSYNEVEADVDVIDATASAPDISHVSTNADTSTVVIGDVNNQVLSSNAAHMVSVPTEHCEREVEEGELVDGDTLSGENSKTEVHTGEDDDMDVDMEVEDVIPPSAMPLMQQNPSSDYSAVPPLPSEEWIPPPPPDTEQIPPPPPDNEQVPPPPPDEPPEHSYPLAPSHIETTPLAYAGQYGLTYPDASYQYYGHAVNEIPVGGFYGHADGSQIAVPQAPLYYQAVPNTYSDSASVSVNSVEPIIFYDLQGRRASSVPIAGTTESFNLPSEVGTISSSTLASNQVESGGDIALTGTDVRANGPIVNEKTEVASVGSSSTSATIEAPATLSVRESSAAAAAAAAAASVAAATSSSAPKVQSKAARTKKRTVAVTSSLRSNKKVSSLVDKWKAAKEELQENAEDEPENAYEKLEKKRQREIEEWHAQQLASGEAKDNANFQPLGGDWREKVKRRRAQKAKESAETPVAHPDGNQQPDLDELSRGLPSGWQAYWDEASKQPYYGNINTSETTWIRPTK is encoded by the exons ATGGGGAAGAGAAAGGAGCGTCGTCTAGCTGCTATGAGCAACGCCGGCCGCCGTGTTAAACTCGATCTCTTCGCGGAACCCCCTG ATTTGGGTGGCTCCTCAGTACATGAAGAAATCGATGGGGAACTGAAACATCATGCTGGGTTGCCCAATTCATTATCTTCTCCAG GTCAACAACCACCAAATCCTTTGCTGCTACTTGGCCAGTATAGTGATGATGAGGTGGATGAGGAGTCAGATAAAAGACTAGACCATGGCATTTTGGATGGTTCTGTATCTGACCACGATGACAAG GCTAAGGGGCCCCTAAGTGAGACTTGCAAAGATACAGAAGCTGATGCAGGTGAAGGTCTTGATACTCTAAAGGTTAATCAGCAGAACATAGAGAAAGATTCTACTCCGGATGCTGTCCATAACTTGGTAGAAATTGATGAGAAAGCAGATAATAATGTTACAAACGAATCAGTCGAGAATGATTCTACAGAACAAAATGCTGTCGCTGGAACTTCTGAAGTACAGGTAACTCAAGATGCGGGTTCAGGCTGGAGGATTGTAATGCATGAAGAGAGTCATCAGTATTACTACTGGAACACTGAAACTGGTGAAACTTCATGGGAGGTGCCTGCTGTTTTGAATCAGATAAACCAATCAACTTCTGACGAGAAAGTGCCTACTGTTGAAGATATGGAGGCTTCTCAAGTGGATGCACGTGATTTGAATCCAACACCAAGTACCCAACCAGTTGTTGACAATGTGATTTCTCAGAGCAAGGTGCATGATAATGAGCCAAAGTTAGAAGAGCTGGACAGAGGAGGCAAAAGTGAAGCTTTGAGGGATAAAATCTCTGATGTCAATAGAAGTGATTTTCAAAATAGCTTAGATGCTGTTGATACCTGTTTGGCTGGTGAGAGTTTAGATTGCTCTGGGAACTATGCCCATGATGTGCTTGCTAATGATGATAATAAAACAGGGGTTGATTGCTCTGCTCATCTTTTGAGACAAGGGGAGTGTTTGCTAGAGAGACTGGAGTCACTAAACGT CTCTGAAGACGATCTGCAAGCTCAGGGCTGGAAGTCTAAATGCATTTTAGAAGTTGAGATTAGACTTTCGGATATCAAAGCGTTGGTTTCGTATGGATCATCTTTATCACCATTTTGGACACATTGTGAAAGGCAGCTAAAACGGCTTGAAGGTATTATTAATGACAAAATTTACCAGCTTGCAAAATCAGCAATTATGGAAGAGGCTGAAGAAACTCCAAGCTCTTTTGGAGAAAAGCTCAAGATAAAGGAAGGTTCATACAATGAAGTTGAAGCTGATGTAGATGTTATTGATGCAACTGCTTCCGCACCTGACATTTCTCATGTCTCTACTAATGCTGATACATCAACAGTAGTCATTGGTGATGTTAATAATCAAGTTCTCTCCAGCAATGCTGCCCATATGGTAAGTGTTCCTACTGAACATTGTGAACGGGAAGTCGAAGAAGGTGAACTGGTAGACGGTGATACGCTTTCTGGAGAAAATTCTAAGACTGAAGTCCATACCGGAGAAGATGATGATATGGATGTGGACATGGAAGTTGAAGATGTAATACCACCAAGCGCAATGCCACTCATGCAACAAAACCCTTCTTCTGATTACTCAGCTGTTCCTCCACTTCCGAGTGAGGAGTGGATTCCTCCTCCACCTCCTGATACTGAACAAATTCCACCACCTCCTCCTGATAATGAGCAAGTTCCTCCCCCACCACCTGATGAGCCTCCTGAACATTCCTATCCTCTTGCCCCATCTCATATAGAGACTACACCTCTCGCTTACGCAGGACAATACGGCCTAACTTATCCTGATGCCAGTTATCAGTATTATGGACATGCAGTTAATGAAATTCCTGTTGGTGGTTTCTATGGACATGCCGATGGATCTCAAATTGCTGTACCTCAGGccccactttactatcaagcagtACCTAACACATACTCTGATAGTGCATCAGTATCCGTTAACTCTGTTGAACCTATAATATTTTATGACCTTCAAGGTAGAAGAGCATCATCCGTGCCTATAGCCGGGACTACAGAATCTTTTAATTTGCCTAGTGAAGTGGGTACAATTAGTTCCAGTACTCTTGCTTCAAATCAAGTCGAATCTGGTGGCGATATTGCATTAACAGGAACTGATGTGCGAGCCAATGGTCCTATTGTTAATGAGAAGACCGAGGTAGCATCAGTTGGGAGCTCATCTACTTCGGCCACTATTGAAGCTCCTGCAACTCTTTCTGTTAGAGAAAGTTCTGCTGCTGCCGCCGCGGCCGCTGCAGCCGCATCTGTAGCAGCTGCAACTTCATCATCAGCTCCAAAGGTTCAATCTAAAG CTGCACGAACTAAAAAGCGGACAGTTGCTGTCACATCCTCCTTAAGGTCGAATAAGAAGGTCTCCTCTTTGGTGGACAAG TGGAAAGCTGCCAAAGAGGAATTGCAAGAGAATGCAGAAGATGAGCCTGAAAATGCTTAcgagaaattagaaaaaaagcgACAACGAGAAATAGAG GAATGGCATGCTCAGCAACTTGCCAGCGGAGAGGCTAAAGATAATGCAAATTTTCAGCCTTTGGGTGGTGATTG GCGTGAAAAAGTAAAGCGGAGAAGAGCGCAGAAGGCTAAAGAATCTGCGGAGACTCCGGTGGCACATCCTGATGGAAACCAACAACCTGATTTAGATGAACTCTCAAGAGGCCTCCCTTCGGGATGGCAG GCTTATTGGGACGAAGCTTCGAAACAACCCTATTATGGCAACATTAACACGTCGGAGACAACTTGGATTAGACCAACAAAATAA